From one Triticum urartu cultivar G1812 chromosome 3, Tu2.1, whole genome shotgun sequence genomic stretch:
- the LOC125542362 gene encoding uncharacterized protein LOC125542362 isoform X2 — protein MQLFSELDKMCLKKRAIGLYRKNGMLFFAASPSLAARPCCPWCCCCGLVLLLLQGQQCLQANRTVQGATPMQRRGCAV, from the exons ATGCAGCTCTTCAGTGAGCTCGACAAG ATGTGCTTGAAGAAAAGGGCCATTGGATTGTACAGGAAGAATGGGATGTTGTTCTTTGCTGCTTCACCTAGCCTTGCTGCTCGACCATGTTGCCCCTG GTGTTGTTGTTGTGGGTTGGTGCTGCTGCTGTTGCAGGGGCAGCAGTGTCTCCAAGCAAACAG GACGGTGCAAGGTGCAACTCCGATGCAGCGGCGTGGATGTGCGGTGTAG
- the LOC125542362 gene encoding uncharacterized protein LOC125542362 isoform X1, translated as MQLFSELDKMCLKKRAIGLYRKNGMLFFAASPSLAARPCCPWCCCCGLVLLLLQGQQCLQANRLLCTYDIFLCSWMCYITSSSHWPPRCPWRSCSSAGRCKVQLRCSGVDVRCRKRFLAGWTAFRRNPGAH; from the exons ATGCAGCTCTTCAGTGAGCTCGACAAG ATGTGCTTGAAGAAAAGGGCCATTGGATTGTACAGGAAGAATGGGATGTTGTTCTTTGCTGCTTCACCTAGCCTTGCTGCTCGACCATGTTGCCCCTG GTGTTGTTGTTGTGGGTTGGTGCTGCTGCTGTTGCAGGGGCAGCAGTGTCTCCAAGCAAACAGGTTGTTGTGTACCTACGACATATTTCTGTGCTCCTGGATGTGCTACATCACCTCATCCTCTCATTGGCCGCCTCGGTGCCCGTGGCGTTCGTGCTCATCGGCAGGACGGTGCAAGGTGCAACTCCGATGCAGCGGCGTGGATGTGCGGTGTAGGAAGCGGTTCCTCGCCGGCTGGACGGCGTTCAGGCGCAACCCCGGCGCCCACTAA